The DNA region GGCCACCTGCCAGGTGGCGGCGGCCTCCTCCGGGGTGCCCACGAACGGCTCGACCACCGGGCGTGGGCCGTCGTCGCCAATCGCGTACAGGGCCGTGAACACCTCGCCGCGCATCCCGTGCATCCACGCGCCGACCCAGGGGGCGCCGCCGGCCCGGGCGGCGCCGGCCTCGCCCAGCAGGTCCAGGCTCGTGGCGGCAAACACCGGTCGCTCGAGCGCAACGGCCAGACCCTGCACCGTCGCCAGCCCGACGCGCAGTCCCGTGAAGCCGCCCGGTCCGACGACGACCGCGAGCAGGTCGACATCGGCCAGGGTGCAGCCGTGGTCGGCGAGGAGGTCCGTGAGGTCGCCTGGCAACCGCGCGGCGTGCCGGACGGCGGAGTCACCGGCGCGGGCCTCGAGGAGGTGGCCGTCCCTGGCGAGCGCGAGACTGCCGGCGCGGGTGGAGGAGTCGAGGGCGAGAACCAGCATGCTAGACTGGCCGCGGTCCTCACGGCCCCGCTCA from Luteitalea sp. TBR-22 includes:
- the tsaB gene encoding tRNA (adenosine(37)-N6)-threonylcarbamoyltransferase complex dimerization subunit type 1 TsaB is translated as MLVLALDSSTRAGSLALARDGHLLEARAGDSAVRHAARLPGDLTDLLADHGCTLADVDLLAVVVGPGGFTGLRVGLATVQGLAVALERPVFAATSLDLLGEAGAARAGGAPWVGAWMHGMRGEVFTALYAIGDDGPRPVVEPFVGTPEEAAATWQVATDGDIVVLGDAWPAMAAPLELALGSRLRPVTAPLLAAVLAEAAMRRPGEAVGPAALRPAYVRRPDAVITRERAGLPVGGDVT